From Acinonyx jubatus isolate Ajub_Pintada_27869175 chromosome E2, VMU_Ajub_asm_v1.0, whole genome shotgun sequence:
TGAGCAGCACTAGACATTAGGGGGACGTGAGAGACCTCTGTAGCTCAAAGCCCTCATTTCATGGGAGGGGAAATAGGTCCAGAAGGAGGAAATACCTTCCTCAAGAATACAAACAAATGAAGGGCAGACTAGAATCGGGTCTCCTGATTCCCAAGGTGGCACTTGGTTCATGACCCCAGTGATGCTCAGCCCTGAGTGTACATTAGAATCACGTGGGGGCTTTTGGGATGCCTGCTGCTGCACTGAGACCAATATACACAGAATCCTTGGGTGAATGAGCCAAGCACGTGTATTTCTGAAATCTTCTCAGGTGATTTTAGTATACAGCCAAGGCtgaaaccttttaaaaagttattaaggCAGACAAGTTAGGTGATACAAACCTTAACACTCCATGAAGAGGACAGTCTCTATTCAGAGAAGTACAAATGGGGTGGAAGGCAGGAAGCTTTTATaggataaaagaataaagaacaaggaagagaaaaatgaaaatatatctgaCTGACTGGGGCCACACAGTCAATCTTGTTTGTGGcgagatggaaaagaaaagaagtataggGCTCAGGGGTGGCTTGGTGTTTGGAGGTTGGCTAACCTGATACACTGCATTCTGATAAAGGGAAGCATTTACAGGGACACAAAAGTTCTCTAAGCTTCAGTCTGCTGACACGGCACCCCAGGCTGGAGCAGCTCCATCTTGGGCCCAGAAATTTGTTTCAACAAGTCATATGGTAACAAGTTTAAATTTTGAGAAGACAGCAAGCTATTTCCCAAAGCAGATGCACCAATTCACGTTCCCAGCAGCAACGCATGAGGGTCTTTGTACATACATTCCTAACAGCCCCTATTGGGGGTGGTAGAGGGAATACTGTCATTCTCATCACAGGGGAAGAAGAAACATCAGGGTAAAGGTGGGAGCACGCACCCCTGGGATTCCCAGAAGAAGGGGAATCCCAACAGAAAACTGACTCTACACAGTGCAGTGACTTTGGTAGAGACCAAGTTGAACAATAAAACCATGGTTTCCCCTTAGGAAGGAAGAAACCCCCCAAAGAGAATGGTTCTATGTATGTCGTATGGTTCTTTTTCCCTCTACAGCTGTCGGAGGAAGGTGAGATTGCCGATTTGTTGCTGGCGAAAATACTCGGTTTCCTGGGCATTAAATGTAAAAGAGAGGACCCTGGAAGTGGCAGGAAACAGCCTGAGTTGCTGTCAGAGGTCCGGCCTCCCTGTACCTGTGTCAGCTGCACCCAAGCTCTAAGCTCTTCATCCACACACGAACATCTATAGAGGGGGAAGGCCAGAGCCTTGGGCCTATGCTTCCCAGTGATTCTACAGTCTCTCCAGGCCAATGTTTTTCTGTATCCACAGAAAAGTCACCAAGCCTggcaagtaaaaaaaataagaaaaatatacgCTTAAGTACATTCAATTGCCACTATTGTCATAGACTGTTCAAATGTATTTCCtcctagaaataaaacaaatactgtctggagtttggggaaaaaaatgatctcTACAGACTATTTCATCTTCTTGGTTGGTCGGGGATTGCTTCTGAATGATTGTATTTCAGGGTTTCTCAAATTGTGTCCAAGAGGTGTTAATGGCcatcgctctccctctctctctctctcttcctctcgagAGGAACACAGTAGCataaactgggtagcttaaaccaATTGAAATTTATGGTCTCCATCCCAGAGGATAGAAGCCCCAAATCAAAGTGTCAATGGGGCCAGGCTCCCTCTAAAGACTCTGGAGAAGAGTCTTTTCTTCTAACTTCTAGTGTCCtttggtattccttggcttgtagatggatCATTCTAATTTCTGCCTATGttatcacatggccttctccctgtgtgtctgtccctgtgtttcttttcttcttcttataagatCTCTAGTCCTACTTAGTTtttgttaatgttcatttatttttgagagagaaagagagtgtgagtggaggagggacagagagaaggagacacagaatctgaagcaggctccaggctcctagctatcagcacagagcccgatgcagggctggaactcttgTACGgagaaatcatgacccgagccaaagtcagacacttaacctgctgagccactcaagcacccctctGGTCCAATGAATTAAGGGCCCATCCTACTCCATTATTACCCCATCTTAACTAATGACATCTGCAACACCCCTATTTCCAAATTTGATCACATTTTGATTAGTAGGGGTTAGGcctaaaacattatttctttaggggacaaaattcaacataataGGTGTCATTCCCCCAGAAATGTTTCTGAatcaaataaatatgacaaacaCTAGATTATAAATGTTACACAAGTTCTTTAGCATGGGAACTGTGAGAGTTTTTAACATGCTAAATATGCATTGTGAGTCTCATGGAATGAGGCGAGCACGCAAGCTAAAGTGTGCAATGATTCCCAAAACTTTTTGACCAAGGCATCCACTTTTGAAGCACCTCAGTCAGGGCTAGTGTTCCTTAGGTGATACTTTGGAACTGGTAAtctacatcagtggttctcaagcctGGCTGCATGCCCCAGACTTCATCCCAAACATCAGAATCTCAGAATCTTTGACCTAGGACCTAGGCAtcaaagttgttgttgttgttgtgttttgtttttaaagtaggctccatgcctagtgtggagcccaacacagggctttaactcaagaccccaagattaagatctgagctgagattaagagtcagatgcttggggcacctgggtggctcagttggctagtccctcagtttctgagttcaagcccctcattgggctctgtgctgacagctaggagcctgcttcagattctgggtctccctctctctcttcctttcccctatactctcactctgtctctctctctctctctcaaaaataaataaacattaaaaaaaaaaaagagtcagatgcttaactgactgagccacccaggtgcccccaggcatcaataattttaaagcctccccaggtgattccaatgtgcagtcAGACTTGCTAACCATGCCCTAAATTCTGAGAACCACAGatctagaaaataaaaggtgTTTAGGTGTCTGTGTGGATAAGGGCACGTTTCCCCTCCCCCGTGCAGGGGAGTGCACCTCACATATCCTCTCTAGCTCACTCATCtcccgcccccaacacacacacacacatacctcctCTAGGTATCCATTCCATGCTTTCCTCTTTGCTATCAGAACCCAACTTTGATCACGTAGCCATATACTCCTTTCCCAGGAGACTCATGGGAAAGTGCCCCTGTAACCACATCACTGTAAATCCTGATTTGGATACTAATCCATTTCCCTTAACAATGAGGGATTTGGGGTAGTCACACGACCCAGTTCCAGCCAATGAAAACTGAAGTCTCTAGGACACTTCCAGGAAAGGTCTACTTGCCAAtagaaagagacacaaagagatggCATCTTATGCTGCTAGATATGGTCTGGCCCAGGCAACACTCCAGGAACTTGTACAGCTACTCTGACACCATGGGGAACAATCCAAAGACAGCAGAGCAGAAAGATGAGAGGAACATGAGTGCTTGATGACTGACTTCATCAACCCTGGAGCTGAACTACTGGCTTCTATCTGGATGAGAGCTtatcgcttcttggccttttggctaagatcaagtgtatcTGGATGAGAGCTTAAATGTCTTTTTAGGACAGTTGAATCAGGATCTTACCCTGAATATAAAAAAAGGATCGTTCACAAGGAGCCACATAACATGCAACATACACAAAACCTTGGGGATTTCATCATCTTCTATCCAACCAAAAGCCCACCATCCATTGTTTATTGTGTCACACATGAACGTGAGCTAAATGTGCAGGGATGTTCATCAGACAACCCATAGCACGGTATAAACACAGGCCCCAATACACTGGTACAGAAACCTACCCAGATACagagtctgttttatttatttacttatctatctatctattttttaaatgtttatttttttagagagagagagggagagagaatcccaaacaggcttttgtcagcacagagctccacatggggctcaatttccTGAAATgggagaccataacctgagctaaaatgaagagtcagatgcttaaccgacttagccatccaggcactccagtctatttgttttaaatatgaaaagctCTAAGATCTGGAGAAGGTGTAAGTTATTCATCTAGTCTCCACTCCTTTTCTGACTGTAAGTATCAAACTGGCAACTCCTTCAACTGTATTGctatgagaggaaaaaaagcttAAAGAGATGAGTGGACCCCTTCTGACACACTTGAGAGAAAAGATCACAGGCAATTCTCAGGTGGTTGTACCAAACGTGCAGTGGGATGACCTTTTAAATCTCAAGCCATGGATGTTACAATGATtatcaattaggaaaaaaaataatgtgattagCCTCAATACTTATTAGATTTCAAAAAATGACACACTGCCTATTGTTTTGGTGGAAGGGCATGTGATACAGGTCACAGACTGACATGTGACCTTGTTCTTCCCACCAAATACATCAGTAGAGCtgggaataaatattttagggcATGGTTTGCATTGTGCTATATCGGCTtataacaaaacaacaataaaaacagaatattgaTATGAGAAGCTAGCCAAGATCTGCAGTCTGGAGTAGACCACTGTGAGCCAGTCAGCATCCCAAAGGGAGGCAAGTGGCAGACCTTACAAGCAGTTGACCGTGAGCCCAACTAGAGGTCAAGTCCTGCTACTGCCACCTAGCAGCTGCTAAAGCTAGACATGCCTTCCTCATTCCACTCCCGGGCAAGTCaattaacttttctgagcctcccATTCCTCATCTCTGCAACGAAAGTAATACGTATCAGAAAGGGGTTTGGAGAGGATTAAAAAGGTAATGTTTGCACAGTCCCAGGCATATagcaaggaaaaggaaactgGAGCATGACAGCCCTTGCAAGCACTGCACAGATGTGCTAACAATGCCCATTTTGTAAGTGGGGTGGAAGCTcagtgcaacaacatggaagtcTCCCAAACATCCCttcacacactcacatacacacacgctTTAAGGTGTGTATAATAAGGAATATGTGAAGATGACAATCTGTAATAATGATGTGGAGCTTGAGGTGTTTTTCACTCCACTGTTTCTTCACTGATTCCTGCCCACGCCATAAAATTTGTGTTGACGGTGAAGTCTTTCCCAGAACttaattattttctgtctccttggaTGGGGACAGgacttctgtttttctggaaagGCTTTGGTCCCAGGGCTGGCTACTTAAGCAAGGAACTGACCATGCTGGGTTTCAACTTTGCCCTTTGATTGCTCCTCCATTAGCTAACTGGCTCCCATCCAGTCTCCACCAAGGAGACACTCCCGACCCTTGGACAAGTCTTTGCTTCTCTAGGAGCTTCTGTCTGTCCCCTGCATGGGGTACCCAGGCCTCTTTGGATCGGTAAAGTAATAAAGTGGGCTCCTGGATTGTTTCCAGTATTTCTCAAAGTCAAACAGAAACTATGTGTCAGAGCTACCTGGGCCAATACCCAACCACAGTCTCCTTTGAGAATGATTCTGTTTAGACCTGGCTATGAGTCCCGATCTGGGTGACCTTGATCCTCTGTAGAAGCACGGGAGCATACTTAACGGGAATGGGGACACTCTATCTTTCCCAGGACCTCAGAGACCCAATGGCACGAGAATGCCCGCCCTGCGAAGCCACCTCTGCCGGAACCCTTCTCACTGCCCGGGCGGGTCCCCCAGGTTAGCAAAGCTGGAGCTGCTGACCTTGCACTTTCACTGCGGGAAACTGACTCCCGGGAACTAGGCCCCGCCCgttcccccccaaccccgccagCGACCCGCGGCGCCGCCCGGTAGGGCTCGGCCTCCTGCAGTAGGCCCCGCCCCTGACCCTCAGCCCCGACCGCAGGCCCTCCGCCCCTCTCTAGCGTCGCCCTATCCGAGGTCGCTCCCCGCCTGGAGTCCCCGCCCCCGCGCGCTGCCCTagcaggccccgcccctccacacccgggccccgcccccgcccctcagACCAGCCGGCTCGCTCCGGCTCGCTCCAGTCCggggcgccccccgccccgccccgcccccttcgGCCGGGGTTCCCGAGACGTTGCACCGCGACCCCGCACCTCTGCGAACATGGCGCTACGAGCGGTGCGGAGCATGCGGTCTGCGGCCTGCAGCCTGCGCGCCGCCTCCGCGCCCGCCGCGCCCTGCCGGCCGCGGCCCTGGGGGCTGAGGGCGGGCGCCGTCCGGACGTTGCGCACGGGCTGCGCTCTGCTGTCTGGTAAGCGCGGGCGGGCACGTGGGGTGAGCCCGGCCGCTTCGGGGGAATGGGCTGGGCGCCTCCGTCCCCTCGTCAATGCTTACCTCGACTCTCCTGTGCTGACCACCCGGGTCTAGCGAGGCGACCACTGCCTACGCTTTCTACTGCTGGGATCTCCGGTTGCGTGGCCAATGTTGCCTCCCTAAGTGGCGTGGCCGACACCGCAGCCTTTGTCCTGCGGGCTGGGGAGCCAGGAGGAGGAAGCCTGGCACACACGCGCGACCGCTCGCTGCTGGAGAACTGGGCAAGCGTCGCTTGGCTCCTTCGCGACCTTAGGTTATCTTGCATATGTGTGTATCGTGGGCCCTGAAAGTGGAGACATAGTAGGCTTTAGTTTGCTATGTGGGCTATCACTGAGAACTCTGAAGTCAAATTAAAGCAGGAGCACTTAGTGAAATTAAAGCACGGGAGCTAGATTTTTACCAGCAAAAGCGAGCATATCTTTGAAGATTTGGCCATTTCCCAAAAACAGTGATACAGCCTTTTGGACTCATACATTCTGCTCAAGTCTATTGAATCGTGGATGTGTTGGGACAGAAATGAGGCCTCACGAGGACTTGAAACTGAAATAACCAGGAGCCCTGCCCACAAATATCTTGGTCATCTCTGATACTTTATATTTTAGCGCAATTATCGCCGCAGAAAACGTTTTCTTACTGCGTGTGCAAATGCTTGAGACACTAACTGCACCTGCAAGAACTCAGGCTCCTTACTTTAGGGTGAATAGGTCTGTGATGGCTGTTGTCTCATTGACTGTTTCAGAAACCTGTTTGGAACTGGAAGAAttgataacatttatttattccagtCTGAAACATAAAGCTGCTACTCTCTCGTTGCTAATATATTCCTTTAGTTCTGTTGGTGacacatatcaataattaccAATTTGCATACAAGAGGAAAGCATATCTCAGATAAGAATTGaatttaaagtctgtttttttggttatTCACTGTTACATCTAGTTAAATATTGTCCAAAATATCAACACCCATGATCTGGTTGAACACCAAGGTTTTTAAAACCGAGACCCAAGTTCCAATTTTGATTCTACCTcttattagctatgtgatctGGGGCAGTCACTTAACTTCTGAGTCTCTTATTAGAAAAGTGGAAATGATAATGCCTACCACACAAAGTTGTTGGGAggctgaaatgaaatgaaatgtaacCTCTCTGTACAAGTAGCCTGACAAATAGTAAGTCCTTGGTAAATGTTACTTGTTATGAAATATAggatcaaataataaaaaataattggcCAATATTAATATAGGTTATCTGGCTAGGGAATTAGAAgggacttttttggggggggggggggagtctccatgctcaatgtgtggcttgaactcgtgaccctgagatcaatagtcaTGCTCTACTTACTGAGTCAGCAAGGCACCCCACATAGTgactttgaaaggaagaaaatgcaaacacataaATTACTGAAAACACCTCATTTTGAGGCCCAAAACGATGTTTTTAAATGCTCAGTAAGAAAGTAATTATTTACCTAATTTGTCCACTTTTTCCCTTTTGGGCCAAGGGTTAAAGGAGAATTAAACTAACTCTGGTCTTTAGCCTCAACAGCTTGGTCTACTAAAATGTCTTAGGGACTTTTAAGTTAAGTAGACGTTCATGCATTTACCTTACTAATGCTGCCTCTCCTCTAAACCTGGGGTCGCTCAATTGCTAAACTGAGTGAGGGCAGCCTTACTCCTAAGATTATCTTTACAATTAGGCAAGATGGCAAGGCCCAAATCAAGACAGTTGTCTCAGAGAAGTCATATTTGTTGTCCAGCCCTTACTTTAAGGTGTATTTGGATTTGAACTGCTCATATTTGGTATTGTAATCAGCCCGTTCTACAGCTGTAACAGGGAGAAGTGAGTGTTGTAGCCAAATACCTCTGTAGATATTTTGTTCAAAATCTCCTTTACttaataaactaaactaaaaagttattttactcCCTCAAGTTCTGAGTGCTGTTTGCCAAGCACGGTGTTTAGAACTGGGAATACAAGGAAAGTGGGATAAACCATGCTTTGCTGGCTTTGTACTTAGACTCCTTCCTGGGGAGATCTGACAAAGGGGCTGTACGCGTAGCTCCTCAGGTGCTCTGTGCTTTATGGTCAGGACTCAGGGAGACGGTGCAGTGTTGTGGGAAAGCTGGATGGCCCCAGAATCCAAGCTTGGAGGGCTAGAGAGGCTCCTGGCAGGAAAGAGGTTCTAAACTTGAAGTAGTCCAGAAAAAGCCGTGCCGGGAGAGAGTGGCAGTCAGAGCACCAAGTATGAACTTTACATGGAGAGATCAGATTGACCTGAAGCAGTTAACTCCTTGAAGTGGAATGAAGCAAAGCAAGTTCTTTTGTGACAGATTCCGACTTCTTCCAGTGAAGAATACGAAATTGAAGTTTTTCAATGAttaggggaaaaagaaaggagtagTTACATTCTGCTGCATATCAGAGCTGTGAAATCAAAGCAATTTAAGTACAACTATCTTTTGGGTAAGGGGGAAGAGTGAACCAGCAAGGCTTACTCTAAAACAGGATTTGAGGTAGTGAACCAT
This genomic window contains:
- the LOC128313327 gene encoding polycystic kidney disease protein 1-like 2, whose product is MISLQLGIFNYEEVLDYSPVLGSFLIGSCIIFMTFVVLNLFISVILVAFNEEQKYDQLSEEGEIADLLLAKILGFLGIKCKREDPGSGRKQPELLSEVRPPCTCVSCTQALSSSSTHEHL